Proteins encoded in a region of the Capra hircus breed San Clemente chromosome 3, ASM170441v1, whole genome shotgun sequence genome:
- the POGK gene encoding LOW QUALITY PROTEIN: pogo transposable element with KRAB domain (The sequence of the model RefSeq protein was modified relative to this genomic sequence to represent the inferred CDS: inserted 1 base in 1 codon), translated as MASTACPLNLTLKEEEEEEEIQSRELEDGPTDMQKVRICSEGGWVPALFDEVAIYFSDEEWEVLTEQQKALYREVMRMNYETVLSLEFPFPKPDMITRLEREEESQNSDEWQLQGGTFAEKEESDMKPPDWAGPMNAASQFPQPQHLDGFGLRLPRDITELPEWGEGYPFYMAMGFPGYDLSADDLAXKFQFSRGMRRSYDAGFKLMVVEYAESTNNCQAAKQFGVLEKNVRDWRKVKPQLQNAHAMRRAFRGPKNGRFALVDQRVAEYVRYMQAKGDPITREAMQLKALEIAQEMNIPEKGFKASLGWCRRMMRRYDLSLRHKVPVPQQLPEDLTEKLVTYQRSVLALRRAHDYQVAQMGNADETPICLEVPSRVTVDNQGEKPVLVKTPGREKLKITAMLGVLADGRKLPPYIILRGTYIPPGKFPSGMEIRCHRYGWMTEDLMQDWLEVVWRRRTGAVPKQRGLLILNGFRGHATDSVKSSMESMNTDMVIIPGGLTSQLQVLDVVVYKPLNDSVRAQYSNWLLAGNLALSPTGNAKKPPLGLFLEWVMVAWNSISSESIVQGFKKCHISSNLEDEDDVLWEIESELPGGGEPPKECDTESLAESR; from the exons ATGGCATCCACAGCCTGCCCTCTCAATTTGACcctgaaagaagaggaagaagaagaagagattcAGAGCCGGGAACTGGAGGATGGCCCCACAGATATGCAAAAAGTCCGAATCTGCTCAGAGGGTGGATGG GTGCCAGCCCTATTCGATGAGGTGGCCATATATTTTTCCGATGAGGAGTGGGAAGTTTTGACGGAGCAACAAAAGGCTCTCTACCGCGAGGTCATGAGGATGAATTATGAAACTGTCCTGTCTCTGG AATTCCCATTCCCTAAGCCTGACATGATCACTCGGTTGGAAAGGGAGGAGGAGTCTCAGAATTCTGACGAATGGCAGCTCCAAGGAGGAACCTTTGCAG AAAAGGAAGAATCCGACATGAAGCCCCCAGATTGGGCGGGCCCGATGAACGCAGCCTCGCAGTTTCCCCAGCCTCAGCACCTGGATGGCTTTGGCCTCCGTCTGCCTCGGGACATCACAGAGCTGCCCGAGTGGGGCGAGGGGTACCCCTTCTACATGGCCATGGGCTTCCCCGGGTATGACCTCTCGGCCGACGACCTGG GAAAGTTCCAGTTCAGCCGGGGCATGCGCCGCAGTTACGACGCAGGGTTCAAGTTAATGGTGGTGGAGTACGCCGAGAGCACCAACAACTGCCAGGCGGCCAAGCAGTTTGGGGTGCTGGAGAAAAACGTCCGCGACTGGCGCAAAGTGAAGCCGCAGCTGCAGAACGCCCACGCCATGCGGCGTGCCTTCCGCGGCCCCAAGAACGGGCGCTTCGCCCTGGTGGACCAGCGCGTGGCCGAGTATGTGCGATACATGCAAGCCAAAGGGGACCCTATCACCAGGGAGGCCATGCAGCTGAAAGCGCTGGAGATTGCCCAGGAGATGAACATTCCAGAGAAAGGGTTCAAGGCTAGCTTGGGCTGGTGTCGAAGAATGATGCGGAGGTATGACTTGTCTCTGCGGCATAAGGTGCCCGTGCCCCAGCAGCTGCCCGAAGACCTGACCGAGAAGCTTGTCACCTACCAGCGGAGCGTCCTGGCTCTGCGCAGGGCACACGactaccaggtggctcagatgggaaatgCGGACGAGACGCCCATTTGCTTAGAGGTGCCCTCGAGGGTGACTGTGGACAACCAGGGGGAAAAGCCTGTCTTGGTCAAGACGCCAGGGAGGGAGAAACTGAAAATCACAGCCATGCTTGGTGTCTTGGCTGATGGGAGGAAGCTACCTCCATATATCATTCTGAGGGGCACGTACATCCCCCCTGGGAAGTTCCCGAGTGGCATGGAAATCCGCTGCCACCGATATGGATGGATGACGGAGGATCTGATGCAGGACTGGCTGGAGGTGGTGTGGAGGCGGAGGACGGGCGCGGTGCCCAAGCAGCGAGGGCTGCTGATCCTGAATGGCTTCCGGGGCCACGCCACCGACTCAGTGAAGAGCTCCATGGAGAGCATGAACACTGACATGGTCATCATCCCGGGGGGCTTGACCTCGCAGCTGCAGGTGCTGGATGTGGTGGTCTACAAACCACTGAATGACAGTGTCCGGGCCCAGTATTCCAACTGGCTCCTGGCGGGGAACCTGGCGCTGAGCCCCACCGGGAACGCCAAGAAGCCGCCGCTGGGCCTTTTTCTGGAGTGGGTTATGGTGGCGTGGAATAGCATCTCGAGCGAGTCCATCGTCCAAGGGTTCAAGAAGTGCCACATCTCCAGCAACCTGGAGGATGAGGATGACGTGCTGTGGGAAATCGAGAGTGAGCTGCCAGGCGGAGGGGAGCCGCCCAAGGAGTGTGACACTGAGAGCCTGGCAGAGAGCCGCTGA